In one window of Constrictibacter sp. MBR-5 DNA:
- a CDS encoding PAS domain S-box protein, giving the protein MTDDRSRSLHELRILGTPTEPAFDSLVALAAGRFDAAIAVAAFLDGDRQWFKARVGLAAEELPAAGSIARAAMDANTAIVVPDMTHDTRFASDAILREHPARFCAAAPIRTAAGVAIGALVVLDGAPRAASPAAARDIETLATLVAKELERRRRQFSDTLVEGSYRGLLELSSNAIIVIDEAGTIHATNPATEQMFGHPHDRLIGRNISALMPPSHRSAHPGYLERYRATGERRVIGFRREVEGCRADGSTFPMVLRVVEWRDASGARFFTGMARDISEQKAAERALIEARNEATRAWERLEDAIDALPEGFALFDAEDRLVAVNERVRTLYSGIAVDLLEGAQYEHLLRTAVSQGLFKLPPDTDREAWIADRLTYHRAPDGVEEIELADGRWVRFQERVTREGGRVGLRLDITATKQREAVLRHSIEAAEASNLSKTQFLATMSHELRTPLNAIIGFSQLMLAGLAGEISESNAVYLRLIAESGEHLIKIINEVLDLARLDTGHLTLSTQVLDIRRILSAVLSQARQTARANNVTLGLDAPEALPSLRGDPLRLQQAFASLVANGIKFAPNGHVTVTVSPDVRDRLTVVVADTGIGMRPEDVAVALEPFSQLDAGLDRKFEGCGIGLSLASRLIALHDGQIVINSTPGHGTRVQVRLPVETQAAAPANDGA; this is encoded by the coding sequence ATGACGGACGACCGCAGCCGGTCGCTCCACGAGCTCCGAATTCTCGGTACGCCGACGGAACCCGCCTTCGATAGTCTGGTCGCGCTTGCCGCGGGTCGCTTCGATGCGGCGATAGCCGTCGCCGCATTCCTGGACGGCGACCGGCAGTGGTTCAAGGCACGTGTCGGCCTCGCCGCCGAGGAACTGCCTGCAGCGGGATCCATCGCGCGGGCGGCGATGGACGCGAACACTGCGATCGTCGTCCCGGACATGACGCATGATACCCGTTTCGCATCGGATGCGATCCTGCGGGAGCATCCCGCCCGCTTCTGCGCCGCCGCGCCGATCCGTACCGCGGCAGGCGTGGCGATCGGTGCGCTCGTGGTCCTGGATGGCGCGCCACGCGCCGCCTCGCCCGCGGCGGCGCGCGACATCGAGACCCTCGCCACACTCGTCGCGAAGGAGTTGGAGCGGCGACGTCGGCAGTTCTCGGACACGCTGGTCGAGGGCTCGTACCGCGGCCTGCTCGAACTGTCGTCCAACGCGATCATCGTGATCGACGAAGCGGGAACGATCCACGCGACGAACCCGGCGACGGAACAGATGTTCGGCCACCCGCACGACAGGCTGATCGGACGCAACATCTCGGCTCTGATGCCCCCGTCGCATCGTTCCGCCCATCCCGGCTACCTGGAGCGCTACCGTGCGACTGGAGAGCGCCGTGTCATCGGCTTCCGACGCGAGGTCGAGGGATGCCGCGCCGACGGATCGACCTTTCCGATGGTGCTGCGCGTCGTCGAGTGGCGGGATGCGTCCGGCGCCCGGTTCTTCACGGGCATGGCACGCGACATCTCCGAGCAGAAGGCCGCCGAACGCGCACTGATCGAGGCTCGAAACGAGGCGACCAGGGCATGGGAGCGCCTCGAGGACGCCATCGACGCCCTGCCGGAAGGCTTCGCACTGTTCGACGCCGAGGACCGCCTGGTGGCTGTCAACGAGCGGGTGCGGACTCTCTATTCAGGAATAGCGGTCGACCTTCTGGAGGGAGCGCAGTACGAGCACCTGCTGCGAACGGCGGTGTCGCAGGGCCTGTTCAAGCTGCCGCCGGACACGGATCGCGAGGCGTGGATCGCCGACCGGCTGACCTATCATCGGGCACCCGACGGTGTGGAGGAAATCGAACTCGCCGATGGCCGCTGGGTGCGATTCCAGGAACGCGTTACCCGGGAGGGTGGCCGGGTCGGGCTCCGGCTCGACATTACGGCGACGAAGCAGCGCGAGGCGGTCCTGCGCCACTCCATCGAAGCCGCAGAGGCATCCAACCTGTCGAAGACGCAGTTCCTGGCGACGATGAGCCACGAGTTGCGCACCCCGCTGAATGCGATCATCGGCTTCTCGCAGCTGATGCTGGCCGGCCTGGCCGGCGAGATTTCCGAGAGCAACGCGGTGTACCTCCGCCTGATCGCCGAGTCCGGCGAGCATCTGATCAAGATCATCAACGAAGTCCTCGACCTCGCACGGCTCGACACGGGCCACCTTACGCTGAGCACCCAGGTCCTGGACATTCGTCGGATCCTGTCTGCCGTCCTGTCCCAGGCCCGCCAAACTGCGCGGGCGAACAACGTCACCCTCGGGCTGGATGCGCCCGAGGCGTTGCCGTCGCTGCGGGGCGACCCCCTGCGCCTGCAGCAGGCGTTCGCCAGTCTGGTCGCCAACGGGATAAAGTTCGCACCGAACGGCCACGTCACGGTCACCGTTTCGCCGGACGTCCGGGATCGGCTGACGGTGGTCGTCGCCGACACCGGCATCGGAATGCGGCCGGAGGATGTCGCCGTCGCATTGGAACCGTTCAGCCAGCTCGATGCGGGCCTCGACCGCAAATTCGAGGGGTGCGGCATCGGTCTGTCGCTCGCCAGCCGGCTGATCGCACTTCACGACGGGCAGATCGTCATCAACAGCACGCCAGGCCACGGGACGCGCGTCCAGGTACGACTGCCGGTCGAGACCCAGGCTGCCGCACCGGCGAACGACGGGGCGTGA
- a CDS encoding protein-methionine-sulfoxide reductase heme-binding subunit MsrQ, with product MTPWTDRSGQFSALKSLTFVGLFLPAMWIAWSFWSGGLGARPIMAAIHETGDWTVRFLLLSLAVTPLRRIGKWPRLVLVRRMIGLAAMAYALLHLMLYAAELKFDIPRVASEIVLRIYLTIGFVALVGLALLGATSTDRAVRRLGRNWGRLHRAVYGIGVLALLHFFMQSKLDVTQATLMTGLFYLAVGYRVADWRGFRSTLPVLAVVAVGAAMATALTEVGWFAAATGVDPVLILAANLDFSYSVRPVWWVLGAGTLIALVPLLRRRDAETPVRRRRPPGLVAGGPADEHG from the coding sequence GTGACACCCTGGACGGACCGCAGCGGACAGTTCTCCGCGCTCAAATCGCTCACCTTCGTGGGCCTCTTCCTCCCCGCGATGTGGATCGCCTGGTCGTTCTGGAGCGGCGGGCTCGGTGCGCGGCCGATCATGGCGGCTATCCACGAGACCGGAGACTGGACGGTGCGTTTCCTGCTCCTCTCCCTCGCGGTCACGCCGTTGCGCCGGATCGGGAAATGGCCGCGCCTTGTCCTGGTGCGGCGCATGATCGGCCTCGCCGCCATGGCCTATGCCCTTCTGCACCTGATGCTCTACGCGGCGGAGCTGAAGTTCGACATTCCGAGGGTGGCGTCGGAGATCGTGCTGCGGATCTACCTGACCATAGGGTTCGTCGCGCTGGTCGGCCTCGCCCTGCTCGGCGCGACGTCGACCGATCGGGCCGTCCGGCGCCTCGGGCGGAATTGGGGACGGCTGCACCGGGCGGTTTACGGGATCGGCGTGCTGGCGCTGCTGCACTTCTTCATGCAGTCGAAGCTCGACGTGACCCAGGCGACCCTGATGACCGGGCTGTTCTATCTCGCCGTCGGTTATCGCGTCGCCGACTGGCGGGGCTTCCGATCGACGCTGCCGGTTCTCGCCGTGGTGGCGGTCGGCGCCGCGATGGCGACGGCCCTGACCGAGGTCGGCTGGTTCGCCGCCGCCACGGGCGTCGATCCGGTGCTCATCCTCGCGGCGAACTTGGACTTTTCCTATTCCGTCCGACCTGTCTGGTGGGTTCTGGGGGCGGGAACGCTGATCGCGCTGGTGCCGCTGCTCAGGCGGCGCGATGCCGAGACGCCGGTGCGGCGCCGGCGGCCGCCGGGGCTGGTGGCGGGAGGTCCGGCGGACGAGCACGGCTGA
- a CDS encoding glycoside hydrolase family 15 protein: MSEAAFPPIGDYALIGDSRSSALVSRAGAIEWLCWPDYASPSVFAAILDRERGGAFSIGSASQARTSRRYLDDTAILETLFTTADGRFRLVDFMPIPTDRTLQPQREILRLVEALDGTPEVDVHYRPRPDYGRKAPRIASRGRLGWLVEHRGQTFRLTSDIPLERNGGDLSGRIRLMTGERRWLTLTHVCADVGIVPPHGAEADRKLTATAEWWRHWTGHCTYRGPDAAMVRRSVITLKLLAHILSGAVIAAPTTSLPEVEGGSSNWDYRYCWLRDASLTLRAFADLGFIDEGAAFLRWLLLASARTHPELQVLYDVYGRTRLHEVELDHLSGYRGARPVRVGNAAETQLQLDVYGQVATAAADFAMRDQVVDSHERRLLTGFGDVVCRRWCEPDNGIWEVRGGRRHHTFSKLMCWVALDALLRLYEDGAIAVDAARFASVRDEIRETIETRGFDSELGSFVGVLDEKLLDSALLLMPRYGFIAADDPRMTGTYRHLVEKLGSGGFLRRYCAAFDPMNASEHAFGIVGFWAVDYLARAGRIDEAESRFQALLGEANDLGLFAEETDAGTGQLFGNFPQAFTHVGLISAALALEAARARAHGDTRRSAIA; the protein is encoded by the coding sequence GTGTCGGAAGCGGCCTTTCCTCCCATAGGCGACTACGCGCTCATCGGGGATTCGCGTTCGTCGGCTCTCGTCTCCAGGGCGGGGGCGATCGAATGGCTCTGCTGGCCCGACTATGCGAGTCCGTCGGTCTTTGCCGCCATACTCGACCGCGAGCGCGGCGGAGCGTTCAGTATCGGATCGGCGTCCCAGGCACGGACGAGCCGACGCTATCTCGACGACACGGCGATCCTCGAAACGCTGTTCACGACCGCGGACGGTCGGTTCCGCCTGGTCGATTTCATGCCGATCCCCACCGACCGGACGCTGCAGCCGCAGCGGGAGATCCTGCGGCTCGTGGAGGCGCTCGACGGCACGCCGGAGGTGGATGTCCACTACCGACCGAGGCCCGACTATGGCCGCAAGGCCCCGCGGATCGCCTCGCGCGGTCGTCTGGGCTGGCTCGTCGAGCACAGGGGGCAGACGTTCCGCCTGACGTCAGACATACCGCTCGAGCGGAACGGCGGAGACCTTTCCGGACGAATCCGTTTGATGACGGGCGAGCGTCGATGGCTGACGCTGACGCATGTCTGCGCCGACGTCGGCATCGTGCCGCCGCACGGCGCCGAAGCCGACCGCAAGCTGACCGCCACGGCGGAATGGTGGCGGCACTGGACCGGCCACTGCACCTATCGCGGCCCCGATGCCGCGATGGTCCGGCGTAGCGTGATCACGCTGAAGCTGCTCGCCCACATCCTCTCCGGCGCCGTGATCGCAGCCCCCACGACCTCGCTGCCGGAGGTCGAGGGCGGCAGCAGCAACTGGGACTACCGTTACTGCTGGCTGCGCGACGCCTCGCTCACCCTGCGCGCGTTCGCGGACCTCGGCTTCATCGACGAGGGAGCGGCTTTCCTGCGTTGGCTGCTCCTCGCCAGCGCACGCACGCACCCTGAGCTCCAGGTCCTGTACGACGTCTACGGCCGGACGAGGCTGCACGAGGTCGAGTTGGACCATCTCTCCGGCTATCGGGGCGCGCGTCCGGTGCGGGTGGGCAACGCCGCAGAAACGCAGCTTCAGCTCGACGTCTACGGTCAGGTCGCGACGGCCGCCGCGGATTTCGCCATGCGCGATCAGGTCGTGGACAGCCATGAGCGACGGCTGCTGACCGGCTTCGGCGACGTGGTCTGCCGCCGCTGGTGCGAGCCCGACAACGGCATCTGGGAGGTCCGCGGCGGCCGCCGCCACCACACATTCTCGAAGCTCATGTGCTGGGTGGCGCTCGACGCGCTGCTGCGACTGTACGAAGACGGGGCGATCGCGGTCGACGCCGCGCGCTTCGCCAGTGTGCGTGACGAAATCCGCGAGACCATCGAGACCCGCGGCTTCGACAGCGAACTGGGCAGCTTCGTCGGCGTGCTCGACGAGAAGCTGCTCGACTCGGCGCTCCTGCTGATGCCGCGCTACGGCTTCATCGCCGCCGATGATCCGCGCATGACGGGGACCTACCGGCATCTGGTCGAGAAGCTCGGAAGCGGCGGCTTCCTGCGCCGCTACTGCGCAGCCTTCGACCCGATGAACGCGTCGGAGCACGCCTTCGGCATCGTCGGCTTCTGGGCCGTCGACTATCTCGCGCGCGCCGGGCGCATCGACGAAGCGGAAAGCCGCTTCCAAGCCCTCCTCGGCGAAGCGAACGACCTCGGCCTGTTCGCGGAAGAGACGGACGCCGGGACAGGACAGCTGTTCGGCAACTTCCCGCAGGCCTTCACCCATGTGGGACTCATCAGCGCGGCCCTCGCCCTGGAGGCGGCCAGGGCCCGCGCGCACGGCGACACGCGACGGAGTGCAATCGCATGA
- a CDS encoding SDR family oxidoreductase, which produces MLQQVIAITGASAGVGRAAAVAFGRRGAAVALIARSLSGLESAAEEVRAAGGRALPLVADVSDPSALAAAASEAERALGPIDVWVNAAMVTIFGEVEQMTPEEVRRVTEVTYLGTVNGTMAALHRMQERGHGTIVQVGSALAYRSIPLQSAYCGAKAAVRGFTDSLRCELIHQGSAVRLTMVQLPAVNTPQFEWARAYLPHHPQPVPPIFEPEVAADAILWAAEHPAREYVVGASSAMAILGQKVAPGLLDRYLASTAYAGQQTAEPISLDRADNLFHPVEGLHATRGRFTRESRGHSLQFEAVKHAGTIGLAALALLAGATLAATATMRKDPPRTGAAA; this is translated from the coding sequence ATGCTGCAGCAGGTCATCGCGATCACCGGCGCTTCGGCAGGCGTGGGACGTGCCGCCGCGGTCGCCTTCGGCAGGCGCGGCGCCGCCGTCGCCCTGATCGCCCGCAGCCTGTCCGGCCTCGAGTCCGCCGCAGAGGAAGTGCGTGCCGCAGGCGGTCGTGCATTGCCGCTCGTCGCCGACGTCTCGGATCCCAGTGCGCTGGCCGCCGCAGCATCGGAGGCCGAGCGGGCGCTCGGTCCGATCGACGTCTGGGTCAACGCGGCGATGGTGACCATCTTCGGCGAAGTGGAGCAGATGACACCCGAGGAGGTCCGACGCGTGACCGAGGTGACCTACCTCGGCACCGTCAACGGCACCATGGCGGCCCTGCACCGCATGCAAGAGCGCGGACACGGCACCATCGTCCAGGTCGGGTCCGCCCTCGCCTACCGGTCCATACCGCTTCAGTCGGCCTATTGCGGCGCCAAGGCGGCGGTCCGCGGCTTCACCGATTCGCTCCGCTGCGAGCTGATCCACCAGGGCAGCGCCGTGCGCCTCACCATGGTCCAACTGCCGGCGGTGAACACGCCGCAGTTCGAATGGGCGCGGGCCTATCTGCCCCACCATCCGCAGCCCGTGCCGCCGATCTTCGAACCGGAGGTCGCGGCGGACGCCATCCTTTGGGCGGCCGAGCATCCGGCGCGCGAGTATGTCGTCGGGGCGAGTTCGGCCATGGCGATTCTCGGCCAGAAGGTCGCGCCCGGCCTGCTCGATCGCTACCTCGCCTCGACCGCCTATGCCGGGCAACAGACGGCGGAGCCGATCTCGCTCGACCGGGCCGACAACCTGTTCCATCCGGTGGAGGGGCTGCACGCCACCCGCGGCCGCTTCACCCGGGAATCACGCGGCCACAGCCTGCAGTTCGAGGCCGTCAAGCACGCCGGCACCATCGGCCTGGCCGCGCTCGCGCTGCTCGCAGGGGCGACACTGGCGGCAACTGCGACGATGCGGAAGGACCCGCCGCGGACAGGCGCGGCGGCCTGA
- a CDS encoding Rieske (2Fe-2S) protein, whose protein sequence is MSKHVVAPVRDIPPGSRKRVMVKGRPVVVFNVDGEFFGILDRCPHQGGSLCEGKLIGLVEANEPGDYAYTRRGEILRCPWHGWEFDIRTGRSRIDPDRLKTPAFAVAVAAGAELACAGAVEGEPETLQAETFPVTVEEQYVVVEA, encoded by the coding sequence ATGTCGAAACACGTCGTCGCCCCGGTCCGCGACATTCCGCCGGGCAGCCGCAAGCGCGTCATGGTGAAGGGCCGGCCGGTCGTCGTCTTCAACGTCGACGGCGAGTTCTTCGGCATCCTCGACCGCTGCCCGCACCAGGGCGGCAGCCTGTGCGAAGGCAAGCTGATCGGCCTGGTCGAGGCGAACGAGCCGGGCGACTACGCCTATACCCGTCGTGGGGAGATCCTGCGCTGCCCGTGGCACGGCTGGGAGTTCGACATCCGTACCGGCCGTTCGCGCATCGATCCCGACCGGTTGAAGACTCCGGCCTTCGCGGTCGCCGTCGCCGCCGGCGCCGAACTCGCCTGTGCCGGGGCGGTCGAGGGCGAACCGGAGACGCTCCAGGCGGAGACCTTTCCGGTGACCGTCGAAGAGCAGTACGTGGTGGTCGAGGCCTGA